CCTTCGGCCGCCCCCGCACGGGCGAGGTCCGCTCGGATCCGGGCTTCACCGCCCTCAAGGACGAGCTGTGGGAGCTGCTGCGGTACGAGGTCAGGCAAGCCGGGCAGACCGCTCGGCCGGGGCAGCAGGCGGCCCTCGCATGAGCACCCTGGAGAAGCCCGCGTCCGAAGAGGGCCGCCTCATACGCAGGCCAGGGCCCCGCGAGACCCGCCCGGAGTCCGCACACCGGCGCCGTCGCGCCCTGGAGCTGTCGCTGGCCGTGGCCGTGCCCGTCGTCCTCGTCCTGCTGTGGCAGCTGGCCGCCACCCAGGAGTGGATCGACGAGCGCGTCTATCCCGCGCCGTCCGCCATCCTGTCCGACGGCTGGGAGCGCGCCGTGGAGGGCGAGCTGTGGCCGGACGTGTGGGCCACCCTCAAGCGGGTGCTCGCCGGATACGCCATCGGCACCGTTTCCGGCTATCTGCTGGGCCTGCTGATGGGCGCGCTCCCGCTGGTGCGGGCCGCGCTGGAGCCGATGATGGACGCGCTCTACGTCGTGCCGAAGCTGGCGCTGCTGCCCATCTTCTTGAACATGTTCGGACTGGGCGAGGGCCCGCAGATCGCGCTGGTCGCCGCCACGGTGTTCTTCTTCGTCTGGATCTCCACCATGGCCGCCGTGCTGGCGGTGCCCGAGGGCCACAGGGACGCGGGAGCGGTCTTCGGCGCCGGCCACTGGCAGATGTTCCGGCACGTGCTCCTGCCGGCCTCGCTGCCGTCCGTGCTGGTCGGGGCCCGCATCGCCGCGGGTGTCGCGGTGCTGGTGATCGTCGCCTCGGAGTCCATCGCCGCCTCCGACGGCCTGGGCCACCTGATCTTCGACTCCCGTGCGCTCTTCCAGAACGACGTGATGTTCGTGGGCATCGTCTGCGTCGCCGTCCTGGGCGTGATCTTCTCCGAGCTCGTACGGATCGCCGGGCGCGTGCTGACTCCCTGGGCGCCCCGCGACCGGGGCCGGGGCCAGTCCTGACCACTCACCGGAG
This sequence is a window from Streptomyces sp. NBC_01775. Protein-coding genes within it:
- a CDS encoding ABC transporter permease; the protein is MSTLEKPASEEGRLIRRPGPRETRPESAHRRRRALELSLAVAVPVVLVLLWQLAATQEWIDERVYPAPSAILSDGWERAVEGELWPDVWATLKRVLAGYAIGTVSGYLLGLLMGALPLVRAALEPMMDALYVVPKLALLPIFLNMFGLGEGPQIALVAATVFFFVWISTMAAVLAVPEGHRDAGAVFGAGHWQMFRHVLLPASLPSVLVGARIAAGVAVLVIVASESIAASDGLGHLIFDSRALFQNDVMFVGIVCVAVLGVIFSELVRIAGRVLTPWAPRDRGRGQS